In Winkia neuii, a genomic segment contains:
- a CDS encoding cytochrome c biogenesis CcdA family protein, producing the protein MDVSIPAALLAGMLAFVSPCFLPIVPVFAAYMTGMEVERGRRQRIRAASHAVVFVSCFSAVFILVWVLIGTLGYVVADYRNIVRIAGGAILIFLGLQVAGLIRIPVLERTIRMRVDADVSQAPSYRRSAVLGLAFGAGWTPCIGPILGAVIGLASFSGTLARGILLMVIFCIGLGTPIVLVAVGSAMISRQIDWFKNHYRLTTGVAGGGLVIVGFLMIMNLFARIGGLFPELVGGL; encoded by the coding sequence ATGGACGTATCAATTCCCGCCGCATTGCTAGCTGGCATGCTCGCCTTTGTATCCCCTTGTTTTTTGCCGATAGTGCCGGTGTTCGCCGCTTACATGACTGGCATGGAAGTAGAACGAGGCCGCCGCCAACGGATTAGGGCCGCCTCTCATGCAGTGGTGTTCGTAAGCTGCTTTTCAGCGGTATTCATTTTGGTGTGGGTGCTCATAGGAACCCTGGGGTATGTAGTTGCTGACTACCGCAACATTGTCCGGATTGCCGGAGGGGCAATCCTGATCTTCTTGGGGCTGCAGGTAGCGGGGCTAATTAGAATCCCGGTCCTGGAACGGACCATCCGCATGCGGGTAGACGCAGATGTTTCGCAGGCCCCCTCTTATCGCCGGTCAGCTGTATTGGGACTGGCCTTTGGAGCTGGGTGGACCCCCTGCATTGGGCCGATCCTAGGGGCAGTTATAGGGCTGGCTTCATTTTCTGGAACCCTCGCCAGGGGAATCTTACTGATGGTCATCTTCTGTATCGGACTGGGCACGCCAATCGTGCTGGTAGCCGTTGGCTCCGCCATGATCAGTCGGCAGATCGACTGGTTTAAGAATCATTACCGCCTTACCACCGGGGTAGCAGGCGGGGGCCTGGTCATTGTCGGATTCTTGATGATCATGAATCTTTTTGCACGCATAGGTGGATTATTTCCTGAGTTAGTTGGTGGATTATGA
- a CDS encoding tetratricopeptide repeat protein translates to MEGWVRQQRRQYLNPAPRKVEQAPEDFAAAELGEDIDKPVLRRKNKPKSATRKVGAVPKVLLSLILVAGIVTGVYWIGHPGSSTQTPHAGMSNVHAQSQGKSEAQKKADLDRVQQLKVGLLDKPNDADALLELGVLQLGLNDPDGAREAWKKVLKIDPNRVEAFYNLGFYYMLQTPPQTIKAEQMWQKVIQKAPDFDMAATIKMHRKYLGQNGSQSIKEN, encoded by the coding sequence TTGGAAGGGTGGGTACGCCAGCAGAGGAGGCAGTATCTGAACCCGGCCCCTAGGAAGGTTGAGCAAGCTCCCGAGGATTTTGCGGCCGCGGAGCTTGGCGAAGATATAGATAAGCCGGTGCTGCGGCGGAAGAACAAGCCCAAGAGCGCTACCCGCAAGGTGGGTGCTGTACCCAAGGTGCTTCTTTCCCTGATCCTTGTAGCAGGGATAGTAACGGGAGTGTACTGGATAGGCCATCCAGGCTCTTCCACGCAGACCCCGCACGCCGGCATGTCGAATGTTCATGCGCAAAGCCAAGGCAAGAGCGAAGCGCAAAAGAAGGCCGACCTGGATCGAGTACAGCAGCTAAAGGTGGGCCTACTCGACAAGCCGAATGACGCGGACGCACTGCTGGAACTCGGAGTGCTGCAGCTCGGATTGAACGACCCCGATGGGGCCCGAGAAGCATGGAAGAAGGTGTTGAAGATAGACCCGAACCGGGTCGAGGCTTTCTATAATTTGGGCTTCTATTACATGTTGCAAACTCCGCCGCAGACTATCAAGGCAGAGCAGATGTGGCAAAAGGTAATCCAGAAGGCGCCGGATTTTGACATGGCGGCTACCATCAAGATGCACAGGAAATACCTGGGGCAAAATGGTTCGCAATCTATTAAAGAAAACTAA
- a CDS encoding ammonia-forming cytochrome c nitrite reductase subunit c552 gives MDSLVTLIHGMEKLKAEDPESPQLALAGKYQRKASIYLYYIYSENSHGAHAPYYAQEILNKSLDASGKGQLALNRASESHLAASEVAQRHSKEIANRK, from the coding sequence ATGGATTCGTTGGTGACTTTGATTCACGGTATGGAGAAGTTGAAGGCAGAGGATCCGGAGTCGCCTCAGCTGGCCCTTGCTGGAAAGTATCAGCGCAAAGCCAGCATCTACTTGTACTACATCTATTCCGAGAACTCGCACGGTGCTCACGCTCCTTACTATGCCCAAGAAATCTTGAATAAGTCCTTGGATGCATCCGGGAAGGGGCAGCTGGCACTGAATAGGGCAAGCGAATCCCACCTAGCAGCTTCCGAGGTTGCTCAACGCCATAGCAAGGAAATAGCTAATCGTAAATGA
- the pth gene encoding aminoacyl-tRNA hydrolase has translation MTWLVVGLGNPGQKYERTRHSVGHMVINAAAEKFGGTLKKHRAGAFLAEPRVGTMPGGAPGPKTMLATLTCFMNVSGGPVAQLCKYYDVPADKLLVVHDDLDLPDGQLRLKVGGGEGGHNGLRSISKSLGTKHYARLRVGIGRPQGRQDPADYVLAPVAGKALTELEVTVARAVDVIEDIVTTDFLGAQMRLHSNG, from the coding sequence ATGACTTGGTTGGTTGTTGGGCTTGGCAATCCCGGGCAAAAGTATGAGCGGACGCGCCATTCTGTTGGCCACATGGTGATAAATGCGGCAGCTGAAAAGTTTGGCGGCACTTTGAAGAAGCATCGCGCCGGCGCATTCTTGGCTGAGCCGCGCGTGGGCACTATGCCCGGGGGCGCGCCCGGTCCGAAGACGATGCTGGCTACCCTTACCTGTTTCATGAACGTGTCGGGCGGGCCGGTGGCTCAGCTATGCAAGTACTACGATGTGCCGGCGGACAAGCTGCTTGTGGTACATGACGATCTGGACTTGCCGGATGGGCAGTTGCGTCTGAAGGTTGGCGGTGGCGAGGGCGGCCACAACGGCCTGCGTTCTATTTCGAAATCTTTGGGAACGAAGCACTATGCCAGGTTGCGCGTTGGTATTGGCCGGCCGCAGGGCAGGCAAGATCCTGCCGACTACGTGTTGGCTCCCGTAGCGGGGAAGGCTCTTACGGAGCTCGAGGTGACGGTCGCTCGGGCTGTTGATGTAATAGAAGATATTGTGACCACTGATTTTTTGGGGGCGCAGATGCGTCTTCACTCTAATGGCTAG
- a CDS encoding 50S ribosomal protein L25/general stress protein Ctc encodes MAENKLEATVRSDFGKGYARRARAAGRIPAVIYGGKDKKTTHVSLPAHETFLIVKDNANALVELDIDGTEQLALVKDIQRHPVRWDILHLDLLAVTRDEKVNVEVPLEVEGEPAPGLTHVQETFELPVIAPAIAIPEYLVVNIEGLEADVTVRAEDIKLPEGVELDIEPDAEILTVREPEEVDIPEPEAGEESEGEAEGESEGEAEGESEE; translated from the coding sequence ATGGCTGAAAACAAGCTTGAAGCTACCGTTCGCTCTGACTTTGGTAAGGGCTACGCCCGCCGCGCCCGTGCAGCCGGCCGTATTCCCGCCGTCATCTACGGTGGCAAGGATAAGAAGACCACTCACGTGAGCCTGCCGGCACACGAGACCTTCCTGATCGTGAAGGACAACGCCAACGCTCTGGTCGAACTCGATATCGATGGCACCGAGCAGCTGGCACTGGTTAAGGACATTCAGCGTCACCCGGTTCGCTGGGATATCCTTCACCTGGATCTGCTCGCCGTTACCCGCGACGAGAAGGTTAACGTTGAGGTTCCGCTCGAAGTCGAGGGCGAGCCGGCTCCCGGCCTCACCCACGTGCAGGAAACCTTCGAACTGCCCGTCATTGCTCCGGCTATCGCAATTCCGGAGTACTTGGTTGTCAACATCGAGGGCCTGGAAGCCGACGTCACTGTTCGCGCAGAAGACATCAAGCTGCCCGAGGGCGTCGAGCTTGACATTGAACCTGATGCCGAGATCCTGACCGTTCGCGAGCCCGAGGAAGTTGACATTCCCGAGCCCGAGGCCGGCGAGGAGTCCGAAGGCGAAGCTGAGGGCGAGTCCGAAGGCGAAGCTGAGGGCGAATCCGAAGAATAA
- a CDS encoding ribose-phosphate diphosphokinase, whose protein sequence is MTGIISSGEKRLVVVSGRAYPELAEAVAKELKTELLPTTAYDFANGEIYVRFNESVRGADAFVIQSYTQDLNKWLVEQLIMVDALKRASAKRITVVAPSYPYARQDKKHQGREPISARLVADLFKTAGADRIMSVDLHASQSQGFFNGPLDHLYAMPVLVEYVKTRVGADKDKITVVSPDAGRVRVAEKWANRLGGCSLAFVHKTRDTTKPNHAVANRVVGEVEGKHCVLVDDMIDTGGTIAEAVKVLLASGAADVIVAATHGILSDPATQRLSECGAREVVVTNTLPIEGSKRFDKLTVLSIAPLLARAIKEVFDDGSVTSLFDGPVA, encoded by the coding sequence ATGACAGGCATCATCTCCTCCGGCGAGAAACGACTAGTAGTTGTTTCAGGACGGGCTTACCCGGAATTGGCGGAGGCAGTGGCAAAGGAGCTGAAAACTGAACTGCTTCCCACCACGGCATACGACTTCGCGAACGGGGAAATTTACGTTCGTTTCAACGAATCGGTGCGCGGTGCGGACGCGTTCGTAATTCAGTCCTACACCCAGGATTTGAACAAGTGGCTGGTTGAGCAGCTGATCATGGTTGACGCCCTTAAGCGTGCTTCCGCGAAGCGCATTACCGTGGTGGCGCCCTCTTACCCCTATGCCCGCCAGGACAAGAAGCATCAGGGCCGCGAACCTATTTCCGCCCGCCTGGTCGCTGACCTGTTCAAGACGGCAGGCGCCGACCGCATCATGTCGGTGGATCTGCACGCCTCGCAGTCGCAGGGCTTCTTCAACGGCCCGCTGGACCACCTCTATGCCATGCCCGTACTGGTCGAGTACGTGAAGACTCGCGTTGGCGCCGACAAGGATAAGATCACCGTTGTGTCCCCGGATGCCGGCCGCGTTCGCGTTGCCGAGAAGTGGGCAAATCGCCTGGGCGGTTGCTCGTTGGCGTTCGTGCACAAGACTCGCGACACCACCAAGCCGAATCATGCAGTAGCTAACCGAGTTGTAGGCGAGGTCGAAGGCAAGCACTGCGTGCTGGTCGACGACATGATCGATACCGGCGGCACCATCGCCGAGGCGGTCAAGGTGCTGCTGGCCTCCGGTGCAGCAGATGTGATCGTTGCTGCTACGCACGGCATCCTGTCGGATCCGGCTACGCAGCGGCTATCTGAGTGCGGCGCCCGCGAAGTGGTAGTTACCAACACCCTGCCGATCGAGGGCTCCAAGCGTTTCGACAAGCTCACTGTCCTGTCGATTGCCCCGTTGCTGGCGCGTGCGATCAAGGAAGTTTTCGACGACGGTTCGGTCACCTCGTTGTTCGACGGCCCCGTAGCTTAG
- a CDS encoding sugar phosphate nucleotidyltransferase → MLVLQSKKSGDNVERTVIILAAGQGKRMRSALPKVLHEMGDKTLLGHAVAAAQGINPDRLCVVVRHERDQVVAHINQIAPEAVVADQDEIPGTGRAVACALEKLAETKPVTGTCVVTSGDVPLLESQTLSALVAAHEEAGAAVTLLSTKVADPTGYGRILRDADGNVKGIVEHRDASSAQLVINEINAGIYAFDAEFLQAALQNLDTDNDQGEVYLTDTVAIAVKDGLGAAAHILADSVQAEGVNTPEQLGALAKIYAERRSRR, encoded by the coding sequence ATGCTGGTGCTGCAAAGCAAAAAATCGGGGGACAACGTGGAACGCACGGTAATCATTTTGGCCGCCGGCCAGGGCAAACGAATGCGCTCAGCCCTACCAAAAGTTCTCCACGAAATGGGTGACAAAACACTGCTGGGACATGCCGTAGCCGCAGCCCAGGGAATCAATCCAGATCGACTTTGTGTGGTGGTACGCCACGAGCGCGACCAGGTAGTCGCACACATCAACCAGATTGCACCCGAGGCCGTAGTAGCCGACCAAGACGAAATCCCAGGCACCGGTCGAGCCGTGGCTTGCGCCCTCGAAAAACTTGCTGAAACCAAACCTGTCACCGGTACCTGCGTGGTCACCTCGGGGGACGTGCCCCTCTTAGAATCGCAGACGCTTTCCGCTTTGGTTGCCGCCCATGAAGAGGCCGGCGCAGCGGTTACCCTGCTTTCCACAAAAGTCGCAGACCCCACCGGATACGGACGCATCCTGCGCGATGCAGACGGCAATGTGAAGGGAATCGTAGAACACCGCGATGCCAGCTCCGCGCAGCTGGTAATAAACGAGATAAATGCGGGAATATACGCTTTTGATGCCGAATTCCTTCAGGCCGCATTACAGAACTTGGACACGGATAACGACCAGGGCGAGGTTTACTTGACGGATACCGTCGCAATCGCCGTGAAAGACGGATTGGGGGCGGCGGCCCACATCCTTGCAGATTCGGTCCAAGCAGAAGGCGTCAATACACCCGAACAGCTGGGTGCTTTGGCTAAGATTTATGCGGAGCGGCGTTCGCGCCGCTAG
- a CDS encoding TetR/AcrR family transcriptional regulator, whose product MLVSKARMTGLERREQLISIARPIFASRGFQATSVEEVAAAAKVSKPVIYEHFGGKEGLYAVIVDREVSSLTKAIIGALESATSPRAMVESSTIALLTYIEDNEDGFRLLMRDSPVSQSTGPYSSIMGDVAVKAEYLLAQTLEAVGLDPTPSPMYAQMLVGIVSQVGQWWLEERSADKQTVAAHVINLAWYGLRGMRPDPKLVTVTETD is encoded by the coding sequence ATTTTGGTGTCGAAGGCGCGCATGACCGGTCTGGAAAGGCGCGAACAACTTATCTCTATCGCCCGCCCCATTTTCGCCTCGCGCGGCTTTCAGGCCACCTCGGTAGAAGAGGTCGCTGCCGCGGCTAAGGTCTCCAAACCAGTTATCTACGAGCACTTCGGCGGCAAAGAAGGGCTGTACGCGGTGATCGTTGACCGCGAGGTCTCCTCTTTAACCAAAGCAATCATTGGGGCGCTAGAGTCTGCTACCTCGCCGCGGGCCATGGTCGAATCTTCCACCATCGCCCTACTCACCTACATTGAAGACAACGAGGACGGATTCCGCCTGCTGATGCGCGACTCACCAGTGTCGCAGTCGACCGGACCCTATTCTTCGATCATGGGAGACGTTGCGGTAAAGGCCGAGTACCTGCTGGCGCAAACCCTAGAGGCGGTGGGACTAGACCCCACACCCTCGCCAATGTACGCGCAAATGCTGGTCGGAATCGTCTCGCAGGTCGGCCAGTGGTGGTTAGAAGAGCGCAGCGCCGACAAACAGACCGTCGCCGCGCACGTCATCAACCTGGCCTGGTATGGGTTGCGCGGGATGCGCCCCGACCCGAAGCTGGTGACGGTAACTGAAACGGACTAG
- a CDS encoding ABC-F family ATP-binding cassette domain-containing protein, giving the protein MVVTHDRWFLDAVCSYIWEVVPGVDPGYGKPQIPGHVEIYEGSYAAYILAREERAHSAQVAAEKRQNALRKELAWLRRGAPARTSKPKFRIEAAEALIANVPPPRDKVELVSMATSRLGKRVIDLEDVSFAYPDSEPIIKDVTWRLAPGERVGIVGVNGAGKTTLLRLLRGELEPTSGHIRRGKTVQLATLSQATHELDALAERRVVEAVADVKQSIQVAGKEVTATQLVERLGFTRERAWTRIAEISGGERRRLQLMRLLMAEPNVLLLDEPTNDLDTDTLAQMEDLLDSFPGTLVVVSHDRYLLERATDHQMALLPSGALADLPGGVEQYLAMREGQVEKQAPAPKKQNTDAAAQYAARKQARSLERKLDKSRAQIAKVEQEMAALSASLSPQDVAKLAELNKKLQQMQAGQDQLEEEWLEAAEKAEGN; this is encoded by the coding sequence GTGGTAGTCACCCACGATAGGTGGTTCCTAGACGCTGTCTGCTCCTACATTTGGGAGGTCGTTCCCGGCGTCGATCCGGGCTACGGTAAACCGCAGATCCCCGGGCACGTAGAAATCTACGAGGGCTCCTATGCCGCCTACATTTTGGCCAGGGAGGAACGTGCTCACTCGGCGCAGGTTGCCGCTGAAAAGAGGCAGAACGCCTTGCGCAAGGAGCTGGCATGGTTGCGCCGAGGAGCCCCGGCCCGCACTTCCAAACCGAAATTTCGCATTGAGGCTGCCGAGGCACTGATCGCGAACGTCCCGCCGCCCCGCGACAAGGTGGAGCTGGTATCCATGGCCACCTCCCGCCTGGGCAAGCGGGTCATCGATCTAGAGGACGTGTCGTTCGCCTACCCGGATTCCGAACCGATCATCAAAGATGTCACCTGGCGGCTGGCTCCAGGGGAGCGCGTAGGGATCGTTGGCGTGAACGGCGCCGGGAAGACCACTTTGCTGCGGCTACTTAGAGGCGAATTGGAACCTACCAGTGGGCACATTCGCCGCGGGAAAACAGTCCAGCTTGCCACGTTGTCGCAGGCCACCCACGAACTGGATGCGTTGGCGGAGCGGCGCGTGGTCGAAGCAGTAGCGGATGTAAAACAGTCCATTCAAGTGGCAGGCAAGGAAGTAACCGCCACCCAGCTAGTAGAGCGACTGGGCTTTACCAGGGAACGGGCTTGGACGCGCATCGCAGAAATATCAGGTGGGGAGCGCCGCCGCCTGCAGCTGATGCGACTACTGATGGCCGAACCGAATGTGCTGCTACTGGACGAGCCCACTAACGACTTGGATACTGACACGCTCGCCCAGATGGAGGACCTGCTGGACTCCTTCCCGGGCACCCTAGTAGTGGTTTCCCACGATCGCTACCTGCTCGAGCGAGCCACCGACCACCAGATGGCACTCCTACCTTCGGGAGCGCTCGCGGATCTGCCAGGGGGAGTGGAACAGTATTTGGCGATGCGCGAGGGGCAGGTGGAAAAGCAGGCGCCCGCGCCGAAGAAGCAGAATACGGATGCGGCAGCCCAGTACGCGGCACGCAAACAGGCGCGTTCGCTAGAGCGAAAACTGGATAAGTCCCGCGCACAAATAGCCAAGGTGGAGCAGGAAATGGCTGCCTTGTCGGCCTCTCTGTCCCCGCAGGACGTGGCAAAGCTAGCCGAGCTCAACAAGAAGTTGCAGCAGATGCAGGCGGGCCAGGATCAGCTGGAAGAAGAGTGGTTGGAGGCTGCCGAGAAGGCCGAAGGTAACTAG
- a CDS encoding 4-(cytidine 5'-diphospho)-2-C-methyl-D-erythritol kinase: protein MKASAPGKLNVTLACSSPDERGYHPLRTVFMAVGLREEVEVIPADRWSLQTTMVDSAGNEMPLPAELSALAPQENLAVRAASALLQKAGIRGAAQLRITKRVPVAGGMAGGSADAAAALVATAATFAIDQDYSDLARQLGADVPFALAGNVALGTGYGDRLQPIGQAAARHWVFASAAGQGLSTPTVFRRFDMMGQPHTPPWALPGTAAGPLEEQLASALADPDPRPLGQLMFNDLQPAALAERPALAQVIEVARDSGALGAQVSGSGPTVVALAENGEQARKIGSALESLPQVGRVVVITGPAGGARIERE, encoded by the coding sequence GTGAAGGCTTCCGCACCCGGAAAACTAAACGTCACCCTTGCCTGCTCCAGCCCCGACGAGCGGGGCTACCATCCGCTGCGCACAGTGTTCATGGCAGTGGGCCTTCGCGAGGAAGTTGAGGTTATTCCTGCAGATAGGTGGAGCCTGCAGACCACCATGGTGGACAGTGCTGGAAATGAAATGCCGCTGCCCGCGGAACTATCCGCCCTCGCCCCGCAGGAAAACCTTGCTGTCAGGGCTGCTTCGGCCCTCTTGCAAAAAGCGGGCATCCGTGGGGCGGCACAGCTGCGGATCACCAAACGAGTGCCAGTCGCCGGGGGAATGGCCGGCGGTTCAGCCGATGCTGCCGCCGCGCTCGTGGCAACGGCAGCTACCTTTGCCATTGACCAGGATTACTCGGACCTAGCCCGGCAGCTGGGAGCCGATGTGCCCTTTGCGCTGGCTGGGAATGTCGCCCTCGGCACCGGCTATGGGGATCGGCTACAACCGATTGGGCAGGCGGCCGCGCGACATTGGGTGTTTGCGTCCGCGGCGGGGCAGGGGCTGTCCACGCCCACGGTGTTCCGCCGTTTTGACATGATGGGCCAGCCGCACACCCCGCCGTGGGCGCTGCCGGGAACCGCGGCAGGTCCCCTCGAAGAACAGTTGGCGAGCGCGCTAGCGGATCCGGATCCCCGCCCACTCGGGCAGCTGATGTTCAACGATCTACAGCCGGCCGCATTGGCGGAACGGCCCGCGCTGGCTCAGGTGATTGAGGTAGCCCGCGATAGCGGCGCACTGGGGGCGCAGGTATCCGGTTCCGGCCCAACAGTAGTGGCCCTGGCAGAAAATGGGGAGCAAGCCCGCAAGATTGGTTCAGCTTTAGAATCTTTGCCCCAGGTGGGACGCGTGGTCGTGATTACTGGTCCGGCTGGCGGCGCAAGGATTGAAAGGGAGTAG
- the rsmA gene encoding 16S rRNA (adenine(1518)-N(6)/adenine(1519)-N(6))-dimethyltransferase RsmA: protein MHVNNSSLEAGLLGPAEVRDICAALGVQPTKVLGQNFVHDASTVRKIVRAAGDVAGMHVLEVGPGLGSLTLALLEAGAAVTAVEIDARLATALPQTVLARQKEAADRLRILRSDAMEVTEPQKLSAAVPVGDAPSEIFDEPPTYIVANLPYNVAVPVLLTLLEALPTVQTVLVMVQAEVADRLAAGPGSRTYGVPSVKAAWYGDVERAGTVGRGVFWPVPNVDSALVRISRKPSPKADRSAVFALVDAAFNQRRKTLRQALKNYFGSAAKAAEVLEKTGIDPSRRGETLTVADFVKISQEADS from the coding sequence ATGCATGTGAACAACTCTTCCCTAGAAGCCGGCCTGCTGGGGCCCGCAGAAGTACGTGACATCTGTGCCGCCTTGGGCGTGCAACCAACCAAAGTGTTGGGACAAAATTTTGTTCACGATGCCTCCACCGTACGTAAGATCGTGCGTGCGGCAGGTGACGTAGCTGGGATGCACGTGCTCGAGGTTGGTCCGGGCCTGGGCTCCTTGACACTGGCGCTGCTCGAGGCCGGAGCCGCGGTTACAGCAGTGGAAATCGATGCCCGCCTTGCTACCGCGTTGCCGCAGACGGTCTTGGCCCGGCAAAAGGAGGCGGCTGACAGGCTGCGCATCCTGCGCTCGGATGCCATGGAAGTAACCGAGCCACAGAAACTGTCGGCGGCTGTGCCGGTGGGGGATGCGCCCTCGGAAATATTTGATGAGCCGCCCACGTACATCGTGGCGAACCTGCCCTATAACGTGGCGGTGCCTGTACTGCTCACGCTGCTTGAAGCGTTGCCGACGGTGCAGACCGTGTTGGTAATGGTCCAGGCAGAGGTTGCAGATAGACTCGCTGCCGGGCCGGGAAGCCGCACCTACGGGGTGCCCTCGGTGAAGGCTGCCTGGTATGGGGACGTGGAGCGTGCCGGAACAGTCGGCCGCGGCGTATTTTGGCCCGTGCCGAACGTGGATTCTGCCCTTGTGCGGATCAGCCGCAAGCCCAGTCCAAAGGCGGATCGCTCGGCAGTGTTTGCACTGGTAGATGCCGCCTTCAACCAGCGGCGCAAGACACTGCGCCAAGCGCTCAAAAACTACTTCGGATCGGCAGCTAAGGCGGCAGAGGTATTAGAGAAGACGGGCATAGACCCGTCCCGGCGCGGAGAGACCCTGACCGTTGCCGATTTTGTGAAGATCTCGCAAGAGGCGGATTCGTGA
- the rplL gene encoding 50S ribosomal protein L7/L12 gives MAKLTTDELLDAFKEMTLIEISEFVKKFEEEFDVEAAAPAAVAVAAPGAGDAPAAEEKTEFDVVLESAGDKKIAVIKAVRAATSLGLKEAKDLVDSAPKAILEGAPKDKAEELKAALEEAGGTVTLK, from the coding sequence ATGGCTAAGCTCACTACCGACGAGCTACTCGATGCTTTCAAGGAAATGACCCTCATCGAAATCTCCGAATTCGTCAAGAAGTTCGAAGAAGAATTCGATGTTGAAGCTGCTGCTCCGGCCGCCGTTGCCGTTGCTGCTCCGGGTGCAGGCGATGCCCCCGCAGCCGAAGAGAAGACCGAATTCGACGTCGTCCTCGAATCCGCTGGCGACAAGAAGATCGCCGTCATCAAGGCTGTTCGCGCCGCTACTTCGCTCGGCCTGAAGGAAGCCAAGGACCTGGTTGACTCCGCTCCTAAGGCCATCCTGGAAGGCGCCCCGAAGGACAAGGCTGAAGAGCTCAAGGCTGCTCTGGAAGAGGCTGGCGGCACCGTCACCCTGAAGTAG
- the rplJ gene encoding 50S ribosomal protein L10 produces the protein MARPEKSAAIAELEELFRSSNAVLLTEYRGLSVEQLKTLRRSLTGIATYSVVKNTLARIAAKNAGVEGLSEDLVGPTAIAFVSGEAVDAAKALRDFAKENEALVIKNGVMDGAALTVEDVKKLADLESREVLLAKAAGVLKAPIAKAAQVFNAPALKTVRTIDALREKQEKAA, from the coding sequence ATGGCAAGGCCTGAAAAGTCTGCGGCAATCGCCGAACTAGAGGAACTGTTCCGTTCCTCTAACGCGGTGCTGCTGACGGAATACCGTGGGCTTTCCGTGGAGCAGCTCAAGACGCTGCGCCGCTCGCTTACTGGTATTGCTACCTACTCCGTCGTGAAGAACACGCTTGCCCGTATCGCAGCCAAGAATGCTGGCGTGGAAGGCCTTAGCGAGGATCTGGTTGGTCCGACCGCTATTGCTTTCGTCAGCGGTGAAGCCGTAGATGCGGCAAAGGCACTGCGTGACTTCGCGAAGGAAAACGAAGCACTCGTAATCAAGAACGGTGTCATGGATGGCGCTGCTCTTACTGTTGAAGACGTCAAGAAGCTCGCTGACCTCGAGTCTCGCGAGGTTCTGCTGGCCAAGGCTGCCGGGGTCCTCAAGGCTCCTATCGCCAAGGCTGCGCAAGTCTTCAACGCGCCCGCCCTCAAGACGGTGCGCACCATCGATGCCCTGCGCGAGAAGCAGGAAAAGGCAGCCTAG
- a CDS encoding TSUP family transporter: MSISLWALMLAGSAVAGWIDALIGGGGLVLIPLIMSAMPQLAPAVALASNKLAAVCGTASAAVSLTRNVGVSRQQLIKYVPIALICSGIGAAAASAINSDYMRPIVIVLLLASGTFVALKPSFGKEIEGARKASKKGRVLALVLVGVVGAYDGLFGPGTGMFLIMGFTALLSQSFLKSAALAKVVNTCTNIGGLIVFALAGHIWWTLGLTLAVANVIGAQIGARTVVKGGTRLIRFALLTMVIVMSCYLGYQQWLM; encoded by the coding sequence GTGAGTATTTCGCTGTGGGCCCTTATGTTGGCAGGATCGGCTGTAGCCGGTTGGATAGACGCGCTAATCGGTGGCGGTGGGCTGGTGCTGATACCGCTGATCATGTCTGCCATGCCGCAGCTGGCACCGGCGGTGGCATTGGCGTCGAATAAGCTGGCGGCCGTGTGCGGCACCGCCTCGGCGGCGGTGTCCCTGACGCGCAACGTGGGGGTTTCCAGGCAGCAGTTGATCAAATACGTGCCGATTGCCCTGATTTGCTCTGGGATTGGGGCGGCCGCAGCTTCCGCTATCAACTCCGACTACATGCGGCCCATAGTTATTGTGCTATTGCTGGCTTCAGGCACTTTCGTGGCACTGAAGCCCTCCTTCGGAAAAGAGATAGAAGGCGCTAGGAAGGCGAGCAAGAAAGGTCGCGTCCTCGCCCTAGTGCTGGTAGGCGTAGTAGGCGCCTACGACGGGCTTTTTGGTCCCGGAACCGGCATGTTCCTAATCATGGGTTTCACCGCTCTGCTCAGCCAGAGCTTCCTGAAGTCTGCCGCGCTAGCTAAGGTTGTAAACACCTGCACCAACATCGGGGGACTAATCGTTTTTGCCCTCGCCGGGCACATCTGGTGGACGCTGGGGCTCACCTTGGCCGTGGCCAACGTCATCGGCGCCCAAATTGGCGCGCGCACGGTAGTGAAAGGCGGCACCAGGCTGATCCGTTTTGCGCTGCTAACCATGGTCATAGTCATGTCCTGCTATCTCGGCTACCAACAGTGGCTAATGTAG